In Gadus macrocephalus chromosome 4, ASM3116895v1, the following proteins share a genomic window:
- the phlda1 gene encoding pleckstrin homology-like domain family A member 1 — protein MLESGGGEALKDGLLEKRGDGLLQRWKKKRCVLTEEGVLLLPPKQHDPNPHHHSHHPHLHPQPPGDTGRIKQLHFANIRTVDCVERKGKYVYFTVVTTEGREVDFRSPQEAGWSAEITLQMVQYKNRQAVLAVRSTRQKQQLLAGPGVGVPGHGKTPTGHGKPPQGHGKTPRGAAPGVA, from the coding sequence ATGTTGgagagcggcggcggcgaggcgCTGAAGGACGGCCTGCTGGAGAAGCGCGGCGACGGGCTGCTGCAGCGGTGGAAGAAGAAGCGCTGCGTGCTGACGGAGGagggggtgctgctgctgccgcccaaACAGCATGACCCAAACCCGCACCACCACTCGCACCACCCGCACCTCCACCCGCAGCCGCCTGGGGACACCGGCCGCATCAAGCAGCTGCACTTCGCCAACATCAGGACGGTGGACTGCGTGGAGCGGAAAGGGAAGTACGTGTACTTCACGGTGGTGACCACGGAGGGTCGGGAGGTGGACTTCCGGAGCCCCCAGGAGGCGGGCTGGTCCGCGGAGATCACCTTGCAGATGGTTCAGTACAAGAACCGCCAGGCGGTGCTCGCCGTGCGCTCGACGCGGCAGAAGCAGCAGCTGCTGGCCGGCCCAGGGGTGGGGGTGCCCGGGCACGGCAAGACCCCCACCGGACATGGAAAGCCCCCTCAAGGACACGGCAAGACCCCCCGCGGCGCGGCGCCCGGCGTCGCCTAG